The Streptomyces sp. CC0208 genome window below encodes:
- a CDS encoding AMP-binding protein: MNSYTHGVSTTELLGDTIGANLDRAVATWPEREALVDVPSGRRWTYAQFGADVDELASALLASGVAKGDRVGIWAVNCPEWVLVQYATARIGAIMVNINPAYRTHEVEYVLNQAGISLLFASLSHKTSDYRAMVDEVRVRCRELREVVYIGDPSWQALLGRAVPDAVHPELSCDDPINIQYTSGTTGFPKGATLSHHNILNNGYFVGELIAYSEQDRICIPVPFYHCFGMVMGNLAATSHGACMVIPAPSFDPAATLRAVQQEGCTSLYGVPTMFIAELNLPDFATYDLSSLRTGIMAGSPCPVEVMKRVVAEMHMAEVSICYGMTETSPVSLQTRRDDDLEHRTGTVGRVLPHIEVKVVDPATGVTQPRGTAGELCTRGYSVMLGYWNEPEKTAEAVDQGRWMHTGDLATMREDGYVEIVGRIKDMIIRGGENIYPREIEEFLYAHPKIADVQVVGVPHERYGEEVLACVIPRDPADPPTLEELRGFCEGRLAHYKVPSRLKILDAFPMTVSGKVRKVELRETYAGD, translated from the coding sequence GTGAACTCGTACACGCACGGGGTGAGCACGACCGAGCTGCTCGGCGACACCATCGGGGCCAACCTGGACCGGGCCGTCGCCACTTGGCCGGAGCGCGAGGCGCTCGTCGACGTGCCGTCGGGGAGGCGTTGGACCTACGCGCAATTCGGCGCCGACGTCGACGAGTTGGCGTCCGCGCTGCTCGCGTCTGGTGTCGCCAAGGGGGACCGGGTGGGCATCTGGGCGGTCAACTGCCCCGAGTGGGTGCTCGTCCAGTACGCCACCGCCCGCATCGGCGCGATCATGGTGAACATCAACCCGGCGTACCGCACCCACGAGGTCGAGTACGTCCTCAACCAGGCTGGGATCTCGCTCCTGTTCGCCTCGCTCAGCCACAAGACCAGCGACTACCGGGCGATGGTCGACGAAGTGCGGGTCAGGTGCCGGGAGTTGCGGGAGGTCGTCTACATCGGCGACCCGAGCTGGCAGGCGCTGCTCGGGCGGGCCGTGCCGGACGCGGTGCACCCGGAGCTGTCCTGCGACGACCCGATCAACATCCAGTACACCTCGGGCACCACGGGCTTCCCCAAGGGGGCCACCCTCTCCCACCACAACATCCTCAACAACGGCTACTTCGTAGGTGAGTTGATCGCCTACAGCGAGCAGGACCGGATCTGCATCCCGGTCCCCTTCTACCACTGCTTCGGCATGGTGATGGGCAATCTGGCGGCGACCTCGCACGGCGCCTGCATGGTCATCCCGGCCCCCTCCTTCGACCCGGCGGCGACCCTGCGCGCGGTCCAGCAGGAGGGCTGCACCTCGCTCTACGGCGTCCCGACCATGTTCATCGCGGAGTTGAACCTCCCCGACTTCGCCACGTACGACCTCTCCTCCCTGCGCACCGGCATCATGGCGGGCTCGCCCTGCCCGGTGGAGGTGATGAAGCGGGTGGTCGCGGAGATGCACATGGCGGAGGTGTCCATCTGCTACGGCATGACGGAGACGTCCCCGGTGTCCCTGCAGACCCGCAGGGACGACGACCTGGAGCACCGCACCGGCACGGTCGGCCGCGTCCTGCCGCACATCGAGGTCAAGGTCGTCGACCCGGCGACCGGGGTCACCCAGCCCCGGGGCACGGCGGGGGAGTTGTGCACCCGCGGCTACAGCGTGATGCTCGGCTACTGGAACGAGCCCGAGAAGACGGCGGAGGCCGTGGACCAGGGGCGCTGGATGCACACCGGCGACCTGGCGACGATGCGCGAGGACGGGTACGTCGAGATCGTCGGCCGCATCAAGGACATGATCATCCGGGGCGGCGAGAACATCTACCCCCGCGAGATCGAGGAGTTCCTCTACGCCCACCCGAAGATCGCGGACGTCCAGGTGGTCGGCGTCCCCCATGAGCGTTACGGCGAGGAGGTGCTGGCCTGCGTCATCCCGCGGGACCCGGCGGACCCTCCGACCCTGGAGGAACTGCGCGGCTTCTGCGAGGGGCGGCTGGCGCACTACAAGGTCCCGAGCCGGCTGAAGATCCTCGACGCCTTCCCGATGACGGTGTCCGGGAAGGTACGGAAGGTGGAGCTGCGGGAGACGTACGCGGGGGACTGA
- a CDS encoding LuxR family transcriptional regulator translates to MTVPRDFQEPARCRPDLVIGRDELFGQAREQLTRGGSVLLHGPAGIGKSTVLRALAAECGEAAHTVLRCSATESESHLPFLALADLFGLVLDDISDKLPAAQRTALESALTGRGESTLQRDGLALRLAVLSALRALAAEGPVLVVADDVQWLDPASLELLGFAARRLGDIPVRMLCAVRTDGPEYDRHLRVLPPDSLAVRFNPLTRAQTAALLDHRGYTGLQRSTVRDIHRTSGGNPFYALELGRALTENPTPPRPGEPLPVPTSLRALVLSRLEMLSEEARRTLLVASAGARPTPALLHAAGRADAEAEMAQAAALGLLATEAEGPAVRFAHPLISAALYAEAPAQERRDAHRALSTAASDPIERARHLALATTGADPEVAARLAEAAALARDRGAPSMAASLGLLSARHTPADSVPAPDVRRLAAAEDAITAGELDLARDIARDVLTRATVPADRVRAWIIVIDTAGHAMTEVDAVFPQALADAGDDPELLALIRYQLAWRALLVEGDFDEARGEAARSAALAARAGDRYNELMALSFQAQLETLMGHPDAPATIKQALKEPQDPRVACHHNGAGYSRFRWLIMSDQLPEARATVTALLREVRRRGSVESEVHFLRGVAETELRSGHCGRALDLARESLMMARDTGIGEVASAVLASLAEASGGSVERALELAREAVDHAEENGDQMYESRGLTALGYAQLVAGDAPGAVRSLRRVRELEHGLGITDPARGRWQGDLAEALVRVGETGEAQDVIDVTRVNALRLGRESVLAVLDRAEALVRAARGEHDAALAQLTSVQDRLAKLGHGLEEARAAFAQAQLRTRRPGPTSYDEAARLFRRCRALPWLRQVEAAALARPVEPEPAPTLAPDGLDSLEGLASMERQVAALVMEGATNREIAARLFISVKTVEATLTRVYRKLGIRSRVDIVRLAAGRRP, encoded by the coding sequence GTGACCGTGCCACGCGACTTCCAGGAGCCTGCGAGATGCCGCCCTGACCTGGTCATCGGCCGGGACGAGCTGTTCGGCCAGGCCCGTGAACAGCTGACCCGCGGCGGCAGCGTGCTCCTGCACGGCCCCGCCGGAATAGGAAAGTCGACCGTCCTGCGGGCCCTGGCCGCGGAATGCGGCGAAGCGGCCCACACCGTGTTGCGCTGCTCGGCCACCGAGTCCGAATCCCACCTCCCCTTCCTGGCCCTGGCCGACCTCTTCGGCCTGGTCCTCGACGACATCTCGGACAAGCTGCCCGCCGCCCAGCGCACCGCGCTCGAATCGGCGCTGACCGGCCGGGGCGAGTCCACCCTCCAGCGCGACGGCCTCGCCCTGCGCCTGGCGGTGCTGTCGGCGCTGCGCGCCCTCGCCGCCGAGGGGCCGGTCCTGGTCGTCGCCGACGACGTGCAGTGGCTGGATCCGGCCAGCCTGGAACTGCTCGGCTTCGCCGCCCGCCGGCTCGGCGACATCCCCGTACGGATGCTGTGCGCGGTCCGCACCGACGGCCCCGAGTACGACCGCCATCTACGCGTGTTGCCGCCGGACAGTCTCGCCGTCCGCTTCAACCCGCTCACCCGCGCCCAGACGGCCGCACTGCTCGACCACCGGGGCTACACCGGCCTCCAGCGCTCCACCGTCCGGGACATCCACCGCACCAGCGGCGGCAACCCGTTCTACGCCCTGGAGCTGGGCCGCGCGCTCACCGAGAACCCGACCCCGCCGCGCCCCGGCGAGCCGCTGCCGGTGCCCACCTCGCTGCGGGCCCTGGTGCTCAGCCGGCTGGAGATGCTGTCCGAGGAGGCCCGGCGCACCCTCCTGGTGGCGAGCGCGGGCGCCCGTCCCACCCCGGCCCTGCTGCACGCGGCCGGGCGCGCGGACGCCGAGGCCGAGATGGCCCAGGCGGCCGCGCTTGGCCTGCTCGCGACGGAGGCCGAGGGCCCCGCCGTACGCTTCGCGCATCCGCTGATCTCGGCCGCGCTGTACGCGGAGGCGCCCGCACAGGAACGGCGGGACGCGCACCGGGCGCTGTCCACGGCCGCCTCCGACCCGATCGAACGGGCCCGCCACCTGGCCCTCGCGACCACCGGCGCCGACCCGGAGGTCGCCGCCCGGCTCGCCGAGGCCGCGGCCCTGGCCCGGGACCGGGGCGCGCCCTCGATGGCCGCCTCCCTCGGGCTGCTGTCGGCCCGGCACACCCCGGCCGACAGTGTGCCCGCTCCGGACGTACGGCGGCTCGCGGCGGCCGAGGACGCGATCACCGCCGGTGAACTGGATCTCGCCCGGGACATCGCCCGGGACGTGCTCACCCGGGCCACCGTGCCCGCGGACCGGGTGCGGGCCTGGATCATCGTGATCGACACCGCGGGCCACGCCATGACGGAGGTCGACGCGGTCTTCCCGCAGGCGCTGGCCGACGCGGGCGACGACCCCGAACTGCTCGCCCTGATCCGCTACCAGCTGGCCTGGCGGGCGCTGCTCGTCGAGGGCGACTTCGACGAGGCGCGCGGGGAGGCCGCACGCTCGGCGGCGCTGGCCGCGCGGGCCGGCGACCGCTACAACGAACTGATGGCGCTGTCCTTCCAGGCCCAGCTGGAGACCCTGATGGGCCATCCGGACGCCCCCGCGACCATCAAGCAGGCCCTGAAGGAGCCCCAGGACCCGCGGGTGGCCTGCCATCACAACGGCGCGGGCTACTCCCGCTTCCGCTGGCTGATCATGAGCGACCAGTTGCCCGAGGCCCGGGCCACGGTCACCGCGCTGCTGCGCGAGGTGCGGCGGCGCGGGTCGGTCGAGAGCGAGGTGCACTTCCTGCGCGGGGTGGCCGAGACCGAGTTGCGCTCCGGGCACTGCGGGCGGGCCCTCGACCTGGCCCGGGAAAGCCTGATGATGGCCCGGGACACCGGGATCGGCGAGGTGGCCTCGGCCGTGCTCGCCTCCCTCGCCGAGGCCTCGGGCGGCAGTGTCGAGCGGGCGCTCGAACTGGCCCGGGAGGCGGTCGACCACGCCGAGGAGAACGGCGACCAGATGTACGAGTCCCGGGGCCTGACCGCCCTCGGGTACGCGCAGCTCGTCGCCGGGGACGCGCCGGGGGCGGTGCGATCGCTGCGCCGGGTGCGCGAGCTGGAGCACGGCCTCGGCATCACCGATCCGGCGCGCGGCCGCTGGCAGGGTGACCTCGCCGAGGCCCTCGTACGCGTCGGGGAGACCGGCGAGGCGCAGGACGTCATCGACGTGACGCGGGTGAACGCGCTGCGGCTGGGCCGGGAGAGCGTGCTGGCCGTACTGGACCGGGCCGAGGCCCTGGTGCGGGCGGCGCGGGGTGAACACGACGCGGCGCTGGCGCAGTTGACGTCGGTGCAGGACCGTCTCGCCAAGTTGGGCCACGGCCTGGAGGAGGCCCGCGCCGCCTTCGCCCAGGCCCAGTTGCGCACCCGACGGCCCGGTCCGACCTCGTACGACGAGGCGGCCCGGCTCTTCAGGCGCTGCCGGGCGCTGCCGTGGCTGCGTCAGGTGGAGGCGGCCGCACTGGCCCGGCCGGTGGAGCCGGAGCCCGCTCCCACACTCGCGCCGGACGGACTGGACAGCCTGGAAGGGCTCGCCTCGATGGAGCGTCAGGTGGCCGCACTCGTCATGGAGGGCGCCACCAACCGGGAGATCGCCGCGCGGCTGTTCATCAGCGTGAAGACGGTCGAGGCGACGCTCACCCGGGTCTACCGCAAGCTCGGGATCCGTTCCCGGGTGGACATCGTCCGGCTGGCTGCGGGCCGACGGCCGTAG
- a CDS encoding serine protease, which translates to MFGLTRAKKAGAVALATAAAAATALLGAPTAVAAPQPIVGGTTTTTTSYPFMMQITDASQNQFCGGTLVSATKVVTAAHCMVGETTSSVRVVGGRTYLNGTNGTVSRVSKIWINPSYTDATNGDDVAVLTLSTSMPYTTASYVSSSQTSVYAAGTTARILGWGTTSSNGSSSNQLRTATVPIVSDSSCRSSYGSDFVQTDMVCAGYTSGGTDTCQGDSGGPLLIGGVLAGITSWGEGCAQAGYPGVYTRLTTFSSLVTTQVNS; encoded by the coding sequence ATGTTCGGTCTCACCCGTGCGAAGAAGGCCGGCGCCGTGGCCCTGGCAACCGCCGCTGCCGCCGCCACCGCGTTGCTCGGCGCCCCCACCGCCGTCGCCGCCCCCCAGCCCATCGTCGGCGGTACGACGACGACCACGACCTCGTACCCGTTCATGATGCAGATCACGGACGCCTCCCAGAACCAGTTCTGCGGCGGCACCCTGGTCTCCGCGACCAAGGTGGTCACCGCGGCCCACTGCATGGTCGGCGAGACCACCAGCAGCGTGAGAGTCGTCGGCGGCCGCACCTACCTCAACGGCACCAACGGCACGGTCAGCCGGGTCAGCAAGATCTGGATCAACCCGAGCTACACGGACGCCACCAACGGTGACGACGTGGCCGTGCTGACCCTGTCGACCTCGATGCCGTACACGACGGCGTCGTACGTCTCCTCCTCCCAGACGAGCGTGTACGCGGCCGGCACCACGGCCCGCATCCTCGGCTGGGGCACCACCTCTTCGAACGGCAGCTCCTCCAACCAGCTGCGGACCGCGACCGTCCCGATCGTGTCCGACTCCAGCTGCAGGAGCTCCTACGGTTCGGACTTCGTCCAGACCGACATGGTTTGCGCCGGATACACCTCCGGCGGCACAGACACCTGCCAGGGCGACAGCGGCGGTCCCCTGCTCATCGGGGGCGTCCTGGCAGGGATCACTTCATGGGGAGAGGGCTGCGCGCAGGCCGGTTACCCGGGTGTCTACACCCGGCTGACCACCTTCTCCAGCCTCGTGACCACGCAGGTCAACTCGTAG
- a CDS encoding winged helix DNA-binding domain-containing protein, giving the protein MTKTTTSAPVLGIRALNRATLDRQLLLRRSGLSAKAAVGHLLGLQAQNVKPPYYALAARLEGFTPEALSELMADREVVRIVTMRSTIHTHTAEDCLTLRPLVQPARDRELTNFRKGLEGVDLDRLALLARELVEAEPRTMKQLREALLVEWPDADPQALAIAARCRLPLVQVTPRGLWGRSGQVALTTAEHWLGRPAESVPTPDATVLRYLAAFGPASVKDMQTWAGLTRLRDAFERLRPQLRVFRDENGVELFDLPDAPRPAGDTPAPPRFLPEFDNLLLSHADRTRVVPQEHWGRSWQGNQAYCTLLVDGFLAGVWKLTADALVVEPFDRLTKAQREDVTAEGERMLATLHPGTPYDIRFGTVVPH; this is encoded by the coding sequence ATGACGAAGACGACCACGTCGGCCCCCGTGCTCGGCATCCGCGCCCTCAACCGCGCGACCCTCGACCGGCAGCTGCTCCTGCGCCGGTCCGGTCTGTCCGCGAAGGCCGCCGTCGGGCATCTGCTCGGCCTCCAGGCCCAGAACGTCAAGCCGCCGTACTACGCGCTCGCCGCCCGCCTCGAAGGCTTCACCCCCGAGGCGCTGTCGGAGCTGATGGCCGATCGGGAAGTCGTCCGGATCGTCACCATGCGTTCGACCATCCACACCCACACCGCCGAGGACTGCCTCACCCTGCGGCCTCTCGTGCAGCCCGCCCGCGACCGCGAACTCACCAACTTCCGCAAGGGACTTGAGGGCGTCGACCTCGACCGGCTCGCCCTTCTCGCGCGGGAGCTCGTCGAGGCCGAGCCGCGCACCATGAAGCAGTTGCGCGAGGCCCTCCTCGTCGAGTGGCCGGACGCCGATCCGCAGGCTCTCGCCATCGCCGCCCGCTGCAGGCTCCCCCTCGTCCAGGTCACCCCCCGCGGACTGTGGGGCAGGAGCGGCCAGGTCGCGCTGACCACGGCCGAGCACTGGCTCGGCCGCCCGGCCGAGTCCGTCCCCACCCCCGATGCCACCGTCCTGCGCTATCTCGCCGCCTTCGGCCCCGCCTCCGTGAAGGACATGCAGACCTGGGCAGGACTCACCCGCCTCCGCGACGCCTTCGAGCGGCTCAGGCCCCAGTTGCGGGTCTTCCGCGACGAGAACGGCGTCGAACTCTTCGACCTGCCCGACGCGCCCCGCCCCGCCGGCGACACCCCGGCCCCGCCGCGCTTCCTGCCGGAGTTCGACAATCTGCTGCTCTCCCACGCCGACCGCACCCGCGTGGTGCCGCAGGAGCACTGGGGCCGCAGCTGGCAGGGCAACCAGGCCTACTGCACGCTCCTCGTCGACGGCTTCCTCGCGGGCGTCTGGAAACTCACCGCGGACGCGCTCGTCGTCGAGCCCTTCGACCGGCTCACCAAGGCGCAGCGGGAGGACGTCACCGCCGAGGGGGAGCGGATGCTCGCCACGCTCCACCCGGGGACGCCGTACGACATCCGGTTCGGGACGGTCGTACCCCACTGA
- a CDS encoding AMP-binding protein: MTATEDFRGARDFLLQHREDYATAYEGFTWPRPRHFNWALDWFDVIAEGNDRTALHIVEEDGSEIRLSFAEMAERSNRVANLLRERGVQAEDRILVMLGNQAELWETALAAMKLRAVVIPATPLLGPADLRDRVERGRVRHVLVRAEDAAKFDEVPGDYTRIAVGGVPEGWQPYEDAYTAAEEFLPDGPTLADDPLMLYFTSGTTARPKLVEHTHTSYPIGHLATMYWIGLKPGDVHLNISSPGWAKHAWSNLFAPWNAEATVFIHNYTRFDAGRLMSEMDRAQVTTFCAPPTVWRMLIQADLTQLRTPPREVVAAGEPLNPEVIEQVRRAWGITIRDGFGQTETAVQVSNSPGQVLKTGSMGRPSPGYKVELLDPVSGAPGATEGEIALDLSARPVGLMTGYHGDPDRTAEAMAGGYYRTGDVASRDEEGYLTYIGRSDDVFKASDYKISPFELESALLEHEAVAEAAVVPAPDELRLAVPKAYVVLAEGWEPGPDTAKVLFEHSRQALAPYKRIRRLEFAELPKTVSGKIRRIELREATAAGSDAEYREEDFR, translated from the coding sequence ATGACGGCCACGGAGGACTTCCGCGGGGCGCGGGACTTCCTGCTCCAGCACCGCGAGGACTACGCCACGGCGTACGAGGGCTTCACCTGGCCCCGCCCGCGGCACTTCAACTGGGCGCTCGACTGGTTCGACGTCATCGCCGAGGGCAACGACCGCACCGCCCTGCACATCGTCGAGGAGGACGGCAGCGAGATCCGGCTGTCCTTCGCCGAGATGGCCGAACGCTCGAACCGGGTCGCCAACCTGCTGCGCGAGCGCGGGGTGCAGGCCGAGGACCGCATCCTCGTCATGCTGGGCAACCAGGCCGAGCTGTGGGAGACGGCCCTGGCCGCCATGAAGCTGCGGGCCGTCGTCATCCCGGCGACCCCGCTGCTGGGCCCGGCCGACCTGCGCGACCGCGTCGAGCGCGGCCGGGTGCGGCATGTCCTGGTGCGGGCCGAGGACGCCGCCAAGTTCGACGAGGTGCCCGGCGACTACACGCGCATCGCGGTCGGCGGGGTACCGGAGGGCTGGCAGCCGTACGAGGACGCGTACACCGCCGCCGAGGAGTTCCTGCCCGACGGTCCGACCCTGGCCGACGACCCGCTGATGCTCTACTTCACCTCCGGGACGACGGCCCGGCCCAAGCTCGTCGAGCACACGCACACCTCGTACCCGATCGGGCACCTGGCGACCATGTACTGGATCGGGCTCAAGCCCGGTGACGTGCACCTCAACATCTCCTCGCCCGGCTGGGCCAAACACGCCTGGTCCAACCTGTTCGCGCCGTGGAACGCGGAGGCGACCGTCTTCATCCACAACTACACACGCTTCGACGCGGGGCGGCTGATGTCCGAGATGGACCGGGCCCAGGTCACCACCTTCTGCGCCCCGCCGACCGTGTGGCGCATGCTCATCCAGGCCGACCTGACCCAGCTGCGCACGCCGCCCCGGGAGGTGGTCGCGGCCGGTGAACCCCTGAACCCCGAGGTCATCGAGCAGGTCCGGCGGGCCTGGGGCATCACCATCCGGGACGGCTTCGGCCAGACCGAGACCGCCGTGCAGGTCTCCAACAGCCCCGGACAGGTGCTGAAGACCGGCTCGATGGGCCGCCCGAGCCCCGGCTACAAGGTGGAGCTCCTCGACCCGGTGTCCGGCGCGCCCGGCGCGACCGAGGGTGAGATCGCACTGGACCTGTCGGCCCGGCCGGTCGGCCTGATGACCGGCTACCACGGCGACCCGGACCGCACCGCGGAGGCGATGGCGGGCGGCTACTACCGGACCGGCGACGTGGCGTCGAGGGACGAGGAGGGGTATCTGACCTACATCGGCCGCAGCGACGACGTCTTCAAGGCATCCGACTACAAGATCAGCCCCTTCGAGCTGGAGAGCGCGCTCCTCGAACACGAGGCGGTGGCCGAGGCGGCAGTCGTGCCCGCGCCGGACGAGCTGCGGCTCGCGGTCCCGAAGGCGTACGTCGTGCTGGCGGAGGGCTGGGAGCCCGGCCCCGACACGGCCAAGGTGCTGTTCGAGCACTCCCGGCAGGCGCTGGCGCCGTACAAGCGGATCCGGCGCCTTGAGTTCGCGGAGCTGCCCAAGACGGTGTCGGGGAAGATCCGTCGGATCGAGCTGCGTGAGGCCACGGCGGCGGGGTCGGACGCGGAGTACCGCGAGGAGGACTTCCGGTGA
- the gcl gene encoding glyoxylate carboligase yields the protein MARMTAARAAVEILKREGVTDAFGVPGAAINPFYAALKASGGIHHTLARHVEGASHMAEGYTRTHPGNIGVCIGTSGPAGTDMITGLYSATGDSIPILCITGQAPTAVIHKEDFQAVDIASIAGPVTKMAVTVLEAAQVPGVFQQAFHLMRSGRPGPVLVDLPIDVQLTEIEFDPDTYQPLPVYKPVASRAQIEKALALLNESERPLIVAGGGVINADAAELLVEFAELTGIPVVPTLMGWGVLPDDHELNAGMVGLQTSHRYGNATFLESDFVLGIGNRWANRHTGKLDVYTAGRKFVHVDIEPTQIGRIFAPDYGIASDAKAALELFVEVARELKAAGRLPDRSAWAASAQEKKATLQRRTHFDDIPIKPQRVYEEMNKAFGPETRYVSTIGLSQIAGAQMLHVFRPRHWINCGQAGPLGWTIPAALGVAKADPEAQVVALSGDYDFQFMIEELAVGAQHRIPYVHVLVNNSYLGLIRQAQRAFDIDFQVNLEFENINSPELGVYGVDHVKVAEGLGCKAIRVTDPAELGAALEQAKKLAAEFQVPVVVEAILERVTNISMSTTNDIGNVVEFEEIATEPGHAPTSTRPLKV from the coding sequence ATGGCTCGAATGACCGCTGCCCGCGCGGCAGTTGAGATCCTCAAGCGCGAAGGCGTCACGGACGCGTTCGGTGTTCCCGGCGCGGCGATCAACCCCTTCTATGCCGCGCTCAAGGCCTCCGGGGGCATCCACCACACCCTCGCCCGCCATGTCGAGGGCGCGTCCCACATGGCCGAGGGGTACACGAGGACCCACCCCGGCAACATCGGTGTCTGCATCGGGACCTCAGGACCCGCCGGCACCGACATGATCACCGGCTTGTACTCCGCGACCGGCGACTCGATCCCGATCCTGTGCATCACGGGCCAGGCCCCGACCGCCGTGATCCACAAGGAGGACTTCCAGGCCGTCGACATCGCCTCCATCGCGGGGCCGGTGACGAAGATGGCGGTCACCGTCCTGGAGGCGGCCCAGGTCCCCGGCGTCTTCCAGCAGGCCTTCCACCTCATGCGCTCCGGCCGCCCGGGGCCGGTCCTCGTCGACCTGCCGATCGACGTCCAGCTCACCGAGATCGAGTTCGACCCGGACACGTACCAGCCCCTCCCGGTCTACAAGCCGGTCGCGAGCCGCGCGCAGATCGAGAAGGCGCTCGCTCTCCTCAACGAGTCGGAGCGCCCGCTGATCGTCGCCGGCGGCGGTGTCATCAACGCCGACGCCGCCGAACTCCTCGTCGAGTTCGCCGAGTTGACGGGCATTCCGGTCGTCCCGACCCTCATGGGCTGGGGCGTCCTGCCCGACGACCACGAGCTGAACGCCGGCATGGTGGGCCTGCAGACCTCGCACCGCTACGGCAACGCGACCTTCCTGGAGTCCGACTTCGTCCTCGGCATCGGCAACCGCTGGGCCAACCGCCACACCGGCAAGCTGGACGTCTACACGGCGGGCCGGAAGTTCGTCCACGTCGACATCGAACCGACCCAGATCGGCAGGATCTTCGCGCCGGACTACGGCATCGCCTCCGACGCCAAGGCGGCCCTGGAGCTGTTCGTCGAGGTGGCAAGGGAGTTGAAGGCCGCGGGCCGACTCCCCGACCGCTCGGCGTGGGCGGCCTCCGCGCAGGAGAAGAAGGCGACCCTCCAGCGCCGTACGCACTTCGACGACATCCCGATCAAGCCCCAGCGTGTCTACGAGGAGATGAACAAGGCCTTCGGCCCGGAGACGCGGTACGTCTCCACGATCGGCCTCTCCCAGATCGCCGGCGCCCAGATGCTGCACGTCTTCAGGCCCCGCCACTGGATCAACTGCGGCCAGGCGGGCCCCCTCGGCTGGACGATCCCTGCCGCGCTGGGCGTGGCCAAGGCCGACCCGGAGGCACAGGTCGTGGCCCTCTCCGGCGACTACGACTTCCAGTTCATGATCGAGGAGCTGGCCGTCGGGGCCCAGCACCGGATCCCGTACGTCCACGTCCTCGTGAACAACTCCTACCTGGGCCTGATCCGCCAGGCCCAGCGCGCCTTCGACATCGACTTCCAGGTCAACCTGGAGTTCGAGAACATCAACTCCCCGGAACTGGGCGTCTACGGCGTCGACCACGTCAAGGTCGCCGAGGGCCTCGGCTGCAAGGCGATCCGGGTGACCGACCCGGCGGAGCTGGGCGCGGCCCTGGAGCAGGCGAAGAAGCTCGCCGCCGAGTTCCAGGTCCCGGTCGTCGTCGAGGCCATCCTGGAGCGGGTCACCAACATCTCGATGTCGACGACGAACGACATCGGCAACGTGGTCGAGTTCGAGGAGATCGCGACGGAGCCGGGCCACGCGCCGACGTCGACCAGGCCGCTGAAGGTCTGA
- a CDS encoding helix-turn-helix transcriptional regulator: MTVDAAGAVEIRRALARLRRTTGLPVAFGGLVEAGRPRIRISELSGTATTSLLALAVTSGNGLGGKTVALARPCAVADYSLSRQISHEYDAAVAAEGLRSVLAVPVVVRRRVRGVLYGALRDAQPLGDRTLSAAVDAARDVEQALVVGDEVRDVLVAARAEPGQGDAAAWEQVREAHTALRALASRIGDPALRAELLDACALLTGDAVPAKEVALAPRELDVLACVAAGATNAVAADRMGVGAETVKAYLRSAMRKLGARTRGEAVVAARRAGLLP, encoded by the coding sequence GTGACAGTGGACGCGGCCGGCGCGGTGGAGATCCGGCGTGCGCTCGCGCGGCTGCGGCGCACCACGGGCCTCCCGGTCGCCTTCGGCGGTCTGGTCGAGGCCGGGCGCCCGCGGATACGGATCAGCGAACTGAGCGGTACGGCCACCACCTCGCTCCTCGCACTCGCGGTGACCTCGGGCAACGGCCTCGGCGGCAAGACCGTCGCGCTGGCCCGCCCGTGCGCCGTGGCGGACTACTCCCTGTCCCGGCAGATCAGCCACGAGTACGACGCCGCCGTCGCCGCGGAGGGGCTGCGCTCGGTGCTGGCCGTGCCCGTGGTCGTACGGCGCCGGGTGCGGGGCGTGCTGTACGGCGCCCTGCGCGACGCCCAGCCGCTGGGCGACCGCACGCTGTCGGCGGCGGTGGACGCGGCACGGGACGTGGAGCAGGCGCTGGTCGTCGGCGACGAGGTACGGGACGTGCTGGTGGCGGCGCGGGCCGAGCCCGGTCAGGGCGACGCCGCGGCGTGGGAGCAGGTCCGGGAGGCCCACACGGCGCTGCGGGCGCTGGCCTCGCGGATCGGCGACCCCGCGCTGCGGGCCGAGTTGCTCGACGCGTGCGCGCTCCTGACCGGCGACGCCGTACCCGCGAAGGAGGTGGCTCTGGCCCCTCGTGAGCTGGACGTCCTGGCCTGCGTGGCAGCCGGGGCGACGAACGCCGTGGCGGCGGACCGGATGGGCGTGGGTGCCGAGACGGTCAAGGCGTACCTGCGGTCGGCCATGCGGAAGCTCGGGGCCAGGACACGGGGCGAGGCGGTGGTCGCCGCCCGCCGGGCGGGACTGCTCCCGTAA